The following proteins come from a genomic window of Geothrix edaphica:
- a CDS encoding M16 family metallopeptidase, translating into MRRLALLLLAALSLQAQAPHLAEVQERRLANGLRVLVVERRGLGAFHAALVFRGGRAEEAPALAGATDLLARALYGATWPEDLDAAKGAGSLDALLREEEGLLESLRLEQLRQRKDPAGGSQLPALGANLWTLHEAVRARFSHAPLTDVYAARGGRWAASAGADALLVETELPTADFEFWCRTEAQRLTVLQLSRFSEARAALVAELRTRGAQSLGLLQGAALPGHPYGRDLADHLPALEAMRRSDLQAWARQACRPDRLTLVLVGGFSLETALPPLERYFGALPAGPASGGSEDPLLPEIPADLGDRRIQATLGGGSGLLVGWRIPPRPHRDHLALRLAARLLGGGPSGRLAQRLVRQKVLAQSVEVRMDLPGGRLPGLLVISAVPAEGHSLAEVEGAVHTEILRLQQEPIAAEDWQRALTQIDVEQLRVQDEPAALARALGLAWAEAGDWRQAEQELQRLRNLGPEAVQAAARTWLNPSHRTTLWLQGDSGEGQDPLEAETARVLKALAATRIEDLAQREHMVSEGLRQLRMLSIEERRRTLKLLEAQLAPGKR; encoded by the coding sequence ATGCGACGCCTGGCCCTGCTCCTCCTCGCCGCCCTGAGCCTGCAGGCCCAGGCGCCCCACCTGGCCGAGGTGCAGGAGCGCCGGCTCGCCAACGGCCTCCGGGTGCTGGTGGTGGAGCGGCGCGGCCTGGGCGCCTTCCACGCGGCCCTGGTGTTCCGCGGCGGGCGGGCGGAGGAGGCCCCGGCCCTGGCCGGGGCCACGGACCTGCTGGCCCGGGCCCTCTACGGAGCCACCTGGCCCGAGGACCTGGACGCCGCCAAGGGGGCCGGCTCCCTCGATGCCCTGCTCAGGGAGGAGGAGGGCCTGCTCGAGTCCCTGCGGCTGGAGCAGCTCCGCCAGCGGAAGGACCCGGCGGGCGGCAGCCAGCTTCCGGCCCTGGGAGCCAACCTGTGGACCCTGCACGAGGCCGTGCGGGCCCGGTTCTCCCACGCGCCCCTGACGGATGTCTACGCCGCCCGGGGCGGGCGCTGGGCGGCCTCCGCCGGCGCGGACGCCCTGCTGGTGGAGACCGAGCTCCCCACGGCCGACTTCGAGTTCTGGTGCCGCACAGAGGCCCAGCGCCTGACCGTCCTCCAGCTCAGCCGCTTCTCCGAGGCCCGGGCCGCCCTGGTGGCGGAGCTGCGGACCCGGGGGGCCCAGAGCCTGGGGCTGCTCCAGGGCGCGGCCCTGCCCGGCCATCCCTACGGCCGGGACTTGGCGGACCACCTCCCCGCCCTGGAGGCCATGCGCCGCTCCGACCTCCAGGCCTGGGCCCGCCAGGCCTGCCGCCCGGACCGCCTCACCCTGGTGCTGGTGGGCGGCTTCAGCCTGGAGACGGCCCTGCCCCCGCTCGAGCGGTACTTCGGCGCCCTGCCCGCGGGGCCCGCCAGCGGCGGCTCTGAAGATCCCCTCCTCCCCGAGATTCCCGCGGACCTGGGCGACCGGCGCATCCAGGCGACCCTGGGCGGAGGATCCGGGCTGCTGGTGGGCTGGCGCATCCCCCCGCGCCCCCATCGCGATCACCTGGCCCTGCGGCTCGCGGCCCGCCTGCTGGGGGGTGGCCCCTCCGGCCGGCTGGCCCAGCGGCTGGTGCGGCAGAAGGTCCTCGCCCAGTCCGTGGAGGTCCGGATGGACCTTCCCGGCGGACGGCTGCCGGGTCTGCTGGTGATCAGCGCGGTCCCCGCCGAGGGCCACAGCCTTGCGGAAGTCGAGGGCGCGGTCCACACGGAGATCCTGCGGCTCCAGCAGGAACCCATCGCCGCGGAGGACTGGCAGCGGGCCCTCACCCAGATCGATGTGGAGCAGCTCCGGGTCCAGGACGAACCCGCCGCGCTCGCCCGGGCCCTGGGCCTGGCCTGGGCCGAGGCCGGGGACTGGCGGCAGGCGGAGCAGGAACTCCAGCGCCTGAGGAATCTCGGACCCGAAGCCGTGCAGGCCGCGGCCCGGACCTGGCTGAACCCCAGCCACCGGACCACCCTCTGGCTGCAGGGCGATTCGGGCGAAGGCCAGGATCCCCTGGAGGCCGAGACCGCCCGGGTGCTGAAGGCCCTTGCCGCCACCCGCATCGAGGACCTGGCCCAGCGGGAGCACATGGTCTCGGAAGGGCTCCGCCAGCTCCGCATGCTCAGCATCGAGGAGCGCCGCCGCACCCTCAAGCTGCTGGAGGCCCAGCTGGCCCCGGGGAAGCGATGA
- a CDS encoding VanZ family protein encodes MRFRGFWLLPLAVAGTIFWLSAQSHYPGGIELPPPLDKFAHAAVYAVLALAMDLALRHTQPGLPLYRRHLLILAAVALYGVSDELHQRFVPGRDCAFGDWVADTLGGALALTASSLHLLVTRRLAALSWWRGRMRRPDLSRELILVADPHWGATLTGLEAATTAHPDADWLFLGDVFDVWVGFPGMETDPQRAFLAWVDGRRAAGRWVGLWLGNREYFLDRHAGRFDLMGEGIGGSLEGEALTWEHGDLINTADRQYRLWNLVSRSGAVWLLFRLMPGGMARRVSAWMERKLRTTNAAYKLTFPRKAFRAAAEAQAGTTFLTGHFHTHEVEANGIALPWAHEGRFMVWRMGEVEEL; translated from the coding sequence ATGCGCTTTCGTGGATTCTGGCTCCTTCCCCTGGCCGTGGCCGGGACGATCTTCTGGCTGAGTGCGCAATCGCACTATCCGGGCGGGATCGAGCTCCCGCCGCCCCTGGACAAGTTCGCCCATGCGGCGGTGTATGCCGTGCTGGCCCTGGCCATGGACCTAGCCCTGCGCCATACGCAGCCGGGCCTGCCCCTCTACCGCCGCCATCTTCTTATCCTGGCCGCGGTGGCGCTCTACGGCGTGTCCGATGAGCTGCATCAGCGGTTCGTCCCGGGGCGGGACTGCGCGTTCGGCGACTGGGTGGCCGACACCCTGGGCGGCGCCCTGGCCCTCACGGCCAGCTCCCTCCACCTGCTCGTGACGCGGCGCCTGGCTGCCCTCTCCTGGTGGCGCGGCCGGATGCGCCGGCCGGACCTTTCCCGGGAGCTCATCCTTGTGGCGGATCCCCACTGGGGTGCCACGCTCACGGGGCTGGAGGCCGCCACCACCGCCCATCCGGATGCCGACTGGCTCTTCCTCGGCGATGTGTTCGATGTCTGGGTGGGGTTCCCCGGGATGGAGACGGACCCGCAGCGCGCCTTCCTCGCCTGGGTGGATGGGCGCCGCGCCGCGGGCCGCTGGGTGGGCCTGTGGCTGGGCAATCGGGAATATTTCCTGGATCGCCATGCCGGGCGCTTCGACCTGATGGGCGAAGGCATCGGCGGGTCGCTCGAAGGCGAGGCGCTGACCTGGGAGCACGGCGACCTCATCAACACCGCCGACCGCCAGTACCGCCTGTGGAACCTGGTCTCGCGCTCGGGCGCGGTGTGGCTGCTCTTCCGGCTCATGCCCGGCGGCATGGCGCGCCGCGTGTCCGCCTGGATGGAACGGAAGCTCCGGACCACCAATGCCGCCTACAAGCTGACCTTCCCCCGCAAGGCCTTCCGCGCCGCCGCCGAGGCCCAGGCAGGCACCACCTTCCTCACCGGCCACTTCCACACCCACGAGGTGGAAGCCAACGGCATCGCCCTGCCCTGGGCCCACGAGGGGCGGTTCATGGTGTGGCGGATGGGCGAGGTGGAGGAACTTTAA
- the ftsE gene encoding cell division ATP-binding protein FtsE, which produces MITLTHVGKQYDRIHTALSDVSFAIDSGEFVFLTGPSGAGKSTLLKLLFREQIPSSGEIQVAGHRLAAMPEKEIPLLRRKLGVVFQDFKLIRSRTIFENVAFVLRVLGVSAAEQKQRTFRALKMVGLQHKLSSYPLQLSGGEQQRVAIARALVNDPLVLLADEPTGNLDPDLAQEIMALFERINGQGTTVIVATHDRSLIQRMKKRVIGLDHGRIAFDQPAPTSLVTV; this is translated from the coding sequence ATGATCACCCTCACCCACGTCGGCAAGCAGTACGACCGCATCCACACGGCCCTGTCGGACGTGAGCTTCGCCATCGATTCGGGGGAGTTCGTGTTCCTCACGGGCCCCAGCGGCGCGGGGAAGTCCACGCTGCTGAAGCTGCTGTTCCGGGAGCAGATCCCCAGCAGCGGCGAGATCCAGGTGGCGGGCCATCGCCTCGCCGCCATGCCCGAGAAGGAGATCCCCCTGCTGCGCCGCAAGCTGGGCGTGGTGTTCCAGGACTTCAAGCTCATCCGCAGCCGCACCATCTTCGAGAACGTGGCCTTCGTGCTGCGGGTGCTGGGCGTGAGCGCCGCCGAGCAGAAGCAGCGCACCTTCCGGGCCCTCAAGATGGTGGGCCTCCAGCACAAGCTCAGCAGCTACCCGCTGCAGCTGTCGGGTGGCGAGCAGCAGCGCGTGGCCATCGCCCGGGCCCTGGTGAACGACCCCCTGGTGCTGCTGGCGGACGAGCCCACGGGGAACCTGGACCCGGACCTGGCCCAGGAGATCATGGCCCTCTTCGAGCGCATCAACGGCCAGGGCACCACCGTGATCGTGGCCACCCACGACCGCAGCCTCATCCAGCGCATGAAGAAGCGCGTCATCGGCCTCGACCACGGCCGCATCGCCTTCGATCAGCCGGCGCCCACAAGCCTGGTGACGGTGTAA
- a CDS encoding DUF4097 family beta strand repeat-containing protein, with protein sequence MTVSSRCLPLFLAGSALLAQVPPPPPPAPPAPPAPMVGVDLPSSSRTEQRTEKLAYGSKLWVKNRNGGIRVTGWDKEEVFLTAQIRDSDKRRVELVLQRKGQDLDIEAMFQQPSWSFGLYISPRCEMTLQVPRKLLGHFRTTNGTVAVDHLEGYARCEATNGAILVSDVRGEVLVDTTNGPIEARNLMARIKGGTTNGRIVLEDVAGGIRLETTNGSIRARNLDGWGEGIHLESTNGSIEAELGKATGELMAENSNGSMEIKVPGAQVIEITKHSAHVKVPGRTQSIRFETTNGSIRVK encoded by the coding sequence ATGACCGTCTCCAGCCGATGCCTTCCCCTGTTCCTGGCCGGGAGCGCCCTGCTGGCCCAGGTTCCACCGCCGCCCCCGCCCGCCCCTCCGGCCCCGCCGGCGCCCATGGTCGGGGTGGACCTCCCCTCCAGCTCCCGGACCGAGCAGCGGACGGAGAAGCTGGCCTACGGCTCCAAGCTCTGGGTGAAGAATCGCAACGGCGGCATCCGGGTGACGGGCTGGGACAAGGAGGAGGTCTTCCTCACCGCTCAGATCCGCGACAGCGACAAGCGCCGGGTGGAGCTGGTGCTCCAGCGCAAGGGGCAGGATCTGGACATCGAGGCGATGTTCCAGCAGCCCTCCTGGAGCTTCGGGCTCTACATCAGCCCCCGCTGCGAGATGACGCTCCAGGTGCCCCGCAAGCTGCTGGGCCACTTCCGCACCACCAACGGCACCGTGGCCGTGGACCACCTCGAGGGCTACGCCCGGTGCGAAGCCACCAACGGCGCCATCCTGGTGTCCGATGTGCGCGGGGAAGTCCTGGTGGACACCACCAACGGCCCCATCGAGGCCCGGAACCTGATGGCCCGGATCAAGGGCGGCACCACCAACGGCCGCATCGTCCTCGAGGACGTGGCAGGCGGCATCCGCCTGGAGACCACCAACGGCAGCATCCGCGCCCGCAACCTGGACGGCTGGGGCGAAGGCATCCACCTGGAATCCACCAATGGCAGCATCGAGGCGGAGCTGGGGAAGGCCACCGGCGAGCTCATGGCCGAGAACAGCAACGGGTCCATGGAGATCAAGGTGCCCGGCGCCCAGGTCATCGAGATCACCAAGCACAGCGCCCACGTGAAGGTGCCCGGGCGCACCCAGTCGATCCGCTTCGAAACCACCAACGGCAGCATCCGGGTGAAGTAG
- the yihA gene encoding ribosome biogenesis GTP-binding protein YihA/YsxC: MAQPLTDARFVTSAADAKKLGVCHAEVAFVGRSNVGKSSLLNALANQKQLARVSKTPGRTRLINVFLTGPDRWIVDLPGYGFATGPAAERATWQKMVEGYLTGRATLRMVFVLVDAEVGPTKLDHQMIDWLRSESLPHRIVATKADQVKPSKALKQRKDVAADLGLQANDIAWVSAAKGSGIPELRREVADLLDL; the protein is encoded by the coding sequence ATGGCCCAGCCCCTCACCGATGCCCGTTTCGTCACCTCCGCGGCCGACGCGAAGAAGCTCGGCGTCTGCCATGCGGAGGTGGCTTTCGTGGGGCGGAGCAACGTGGGCAAGTCCTCGCTGCTGAACGCCCTGGCCAACCAGAAGCAGCTGGCGCGGGTGTCCAAGACGCCGGGCCGGACGCGGCTCATCAACGTGTTCCTCACCGGCCCCGACCGCTGGATCGTGGACCTTCCCGGCTACGGCTTCGCCACGGGCCCCGCCGCCGAGCGGGCCACCTGGCAGAAGATGGTCGAGGGCTACCTCACGGGCCGCGCCACGCTGCGCATGGTCTTCGTGCTGGTGGACGCCGAGGTGGGCCCCACGAAGCTGGATCACCAGATGATCGACTGGCTCCGCTCCGAAAGCCTGCCCCACCGCATCGTGGCCACCAAGGCCGACCAGGTGAAACCCAGCAAGGCCCTCAAGCAGCGCAAGGACGTGGCGGCGGACCTGGGCCTCCAGGCCAATGACATCGCCTGGGTGAGTGCCGCGAAAGGCTCGGGCATTCCCGAGTTGCGGCGTGAAGTGGCGGATCTGCTGGACCTTTAA
- a CDS encoding M16 family metallopeptidase, protein MKPRAALVAFLLAVQGLAQAPVRTQTFSLPNGLRVILLEDHERPLVRARLHVPLERETAAHPGLAPLALRVLGHSDAGAFRIGDFEQLLAGAGIELTPALRSDGLSWSLLARSRDQDLALGLLADRAFRSILDPTTLEAERLACWRETERLEATPGAKLRLLLEPDWTLQAPTLDSLTAVTYEDLLTFFARMMRPDRAVLVLQGDLGQEQAKRLVLLSFGTWTVRPHPTVPTPPSPPASPAAPPVRRVELPAPGLPPRAMAVAVEPEDLEPEVEALLALLLPGDPVLFPAQLRLEGLDLVATLEAEAQGSAPAIEASLLERLQALRQRGFTEADLRRARTAWSAGRTLSGLHPGALVDEALAETRGRAVVPARMAALTVETLNAGLRRWLDPARLRTGVLGGSAKP, encoded by the coding sequence ATGAAGCCCCGGGCCGCCCTCGTCGCGTTCCTCCTGGCCGTCCAGGGCCTGGCCCAGGCCCCGGTCCGGACTCAGACCTTCAGCCTGCCCAACGGCCTGCGGGTGATCCTGCTGGAGGACCACGAGCGCCCCCTGGTGCGGGCCCGCCTGCACGTGCCACTGGAGCGTGAGACGGCCGCCCATCCCGGACTGGCGCCCCTGGCCCTGCGCGTGCTCGGGCACTCGGACGCGGGGGCCTTCCGGATCGGGGACTTCGAACAGCTCCTGGCGGGGGCGGGCATCGAGCTGACCCCGGCCCTCCGGTCCGACGGCCTCTCCTGGAGCCTGCTGGCCCGCAGCCGCGACCAGGACCTGGCCCTGGGCCTGCTCGCCGACCGGGCCTTCCGCTCGATCCTCGATCCCACCACCCTGGAGGCCGAGCGCCTCGCCTGCTGGCGGGAGACGGAGCGGCTGGAGGCCACGCCCGGAGCCAAGCTGCGTCTGCTCCTGGAACCGGATTGGACCCTCCAGGCCCCCACCCTCGACAGCCTGACGGCCGTCACCTACGAGGATCTCCTCACCTTCTTCGCCCGCATGATGCGGCCCGACCGCGCCGTGCTGGTCCTCCAGGGCGACCTGGGCCAGGAGCAGGCCAAGCGGCTCGTGCTGCTGAGTTTCGGGACCTGGACCGTCCGGCCGCACCCGACCGTTCCAACACCGCCGTCCCCTCCCGCCTCGCCCGCAGCCCCGCCGGTCCGGCGGGTCGAGCTGCCAGCCCCCGGGCTCCCTCCGCGGGCCATGGCGGTGGCCGTGGAGCCGGAGGATCTGGAGCCGGAAGTCGAAGCCCTGCTGGCCCTGCTCCTGCCTGGGGACCCGGTCCTGTTCCCCGCCCAGCTCCGGCTGGAGGGGCTGGACCTGGTGGCGACGCTGGAGGCGGAAGCCCAGGGCTCCGCTCCAGCCATCGAGGCGTCCCTGCTGGAGCGCCTCCAGGCGCTGCGGCAGCGCGGCTTCACGGAGGCGGACCTGCGCCGCGCCCGGACCGCCTGGTCCGCCGGCCGGACCCTCTCGGGCCTCCATCCGGGGGCCCTGGTGGACGAGGCCCTGGCGGAAACCCGGGGGCGGGCGGTCGTCCCGGCCCGCATGGCGGCCCTCACGGTGGAGACCCTGAACGCGGGACTCCGGCGCTGGCTCGATCCGGCCCGCCTGCGGACCGGTGTGCTGGGCGGTTCCGCGAAACCCTGA
- a CDS encoding acetyl-CoA C-acetyltransferase, which yields MSAFILSATRTAVGSFGGALKPLNAVQMGALAITEALKRAGVAPEAVGDVVMGNVLQAGSGQNVARLAALKAGLPFSTPAHTPNQVCGSGLKAIALGAQSILMGDADLVVAGGTESMSNAPYLLPAARWGARMGNAQLIDSMIQDGLWCGHGDTHMGITAENVAAKHGLTREAQDAFSLQSQQKAAAAQAAGAFDREVFTVTLAGKKGDVLFNRDEYIKTDASAEGLAKLKPAFKKDGTVTAGNASGINDGAGALVLASEAAAKAHKPIARILGFAQAGVDPATMGLGPVPAIQKLLAKTGVKLADIDLFELNEAFAAQSLGVLAELPELDPARVNLRGGAIAIGHPIGASGTRILVTLLHLLQDQDKKLGLAALCVGGGQGVAMLVERL from the coding sequence ATGTCCGCCTTTATCCTCTCCGCCACCCGCACCGCCGTCGGCTCCTTCGGAGGTGCGCTCAAGCCTCTGAACGCCGTGCAGATGGGCGCCCTGGCCATCACCGAGGCCCTGAAGCGGGCCGGCGTGGCGCCCGAGGCCGTGGGCGACGTGGTCATGGGCAACGTGCTCCAGGCCGGCAGCGGCCAGAATGTCGCCCGGCTGGCGGCCCTCAAGGCGGGCTTGCCCTTCTCGACGCCCGCCCACACGCCGAACCAGGTGTGCGGCTCGGGCCTCAAGGCCATCGCCCTGGGCGCCCAGTCCATCCTGATGGGCGATGCCGATCTCGTGGTGGCCGGCGGCACCGAGAGCATGTCCAATGCGCCCTACCTGCTGCCCGCCGCCCGCTGGGGCGCCCGCATGGGCAACGCCCAGCTCATCGACAGCATGATCCAGGACGGCCTCTGGTGCGGCCACGGCGACACCCACATGGGCATCACCGCCGAGAACGTGGCCGCCAAGCACGGCCTCACCCGCGAAGCCCAGGACGCGTTCTCCCTCCAGAGCCAGCAGAAGGCCGCCGCGGCCCAGGCCGCAGGCGCCTTCGACCGCGAGGTGTTCACCGTGACCCTGGCCGGCAAGAAGGGCGACGTGCTCTTCAACCGCGACGAGTACATCAAGACCGACGCCTCCGCCGAGGGGCTCGCGAAGCTCAAGCCCGCCTTCAAGAAGGACGGCACCGTGACCGCCGGCAACGCCAGCGGCATCAACGACGGCGCTGGCGCCCTGGTGCTGGCCTCCGAGGCCGCGGCCAAGGCCCACAAGCCCATCGCCCGCATCCTCGGCTTCGCCCAGGCCGGTGTGGATCCCGCCACCATGGGCCTGGGCCCCGTGCCCGCCATCCAGAAGCTGCTGGCCAAGACCGGCGTGAAGCTGGCGGACATCGACCTCTTCGAGCTGAACGAGGCCTTCGCCGCCCAGAGCCTGGGCGTGCTGGCGGAGCTGCCGGAGCTCGACCCCGCCAGGGTGAACCTGCGGGGCGGCGCCATCGCCATCGGCCACCCCATCGGCGCCAGCGGCACCCGCATCCTCGTCACCCTCCTGCACCTGCTCCAGGACCAGGACAAGAAGCTCGGCCTCGCCGCCCTCTGCGTCGGCGGCGGCCAGGGCGTGGCCATGCTGGTGGAGCGGCTCTGA